From a single Fusobacterium pseudoperiodonticum genomic region:
- a CDS encoding GH3 auxin-responsive promoter family protein yields the protein MLSKLYLYIVHSIFLLFYKKEYRKYMNSRNILEIQENKLKEILENNKNSLYGKKYNFDKIKTIEDFQKEVPLATYEDYLAYIEKIKNGEEHILTYEKVKMFELTSGSTSASKLIPYTDSLKKEFQAGIKVWLYSLYKKYPSLKFGKSYWSITPKIDFQHKEKSVIPIGFEEDSEYFGNLEKHLIDSIFVNPKDIKNEKDMDRFYFKTLSALVAEENIRLFSFWSPSLLLLLIEYLEKNSEKILKSLKKKRREEVKKYIESKEYHKIWKNLILISCWGDMNSTEYLKKIQEIFPNTVIQEKGLLATEGFISFPDTEKNLSKLSFYSHFFEFLSLDDNKIYNILEIEANKKYELIITTSGGLYRYCIGDIIEVISIENNVPYIKFVGRKGAVSDLFGEKLEESFLKNIMETYKQKIDFYMFAPNRNHYILFIKTDRKINVQDLENKLRENFHYNYCRKLGQLKAIKVFTLTGQPEKEYIQACQNKNQKLGNIKMIALSKESGWENIFNGYFQESEDK from the coding sequence ATGTTATCAAAACTTTATCTTTATATTGTTCATAGTATATTTTTACTTTTCTACAAAAAAGAGTATAGAAAATATATGAATAGTAGAAATATTTTAGAGATACAAGAAAATAAATTAAAAGAGATTTTAGAAAACAACAAGAATTCTCTTTATGGAAAAAAATATAACTTTGATAAAATAAAAACTATTGAAGATTTTCAAAAAGAAGTTCCACTTGCAACATATGAAGATTATTTAGCCTATATAGAAAAAATAAAAAATGGTGAAGAACATATTCTAACTTATGAGAAAGTTAAGATGTTTGAGTTAACAAGTGGTTCAACTTCTGCAAGTAAATTAATACCTTACACTGATAGTTTAAAAAAAGAGTTTCAAGCTGGTATAAAAGTTTGGCTATACTCTCTATATAAAAAATATCCCAGCTTAAAATTTGGAAAAAGTTATTGGAGTATCACTCCTAAAATAGATTTTCAACATAAAGAAAAATCTGTTATTCCTATAGGCTTTGAAGAAGATAGTGAGTATTTTGGAAATTTAGAAAAACATCTAATAGACTCTATCTTTGTAAATCCTAAGGACATTAAAAATGAAAAAGATATGGATAGATTTTACTTCAAAACTCTTTCAGCACTTGTTGCAGAAGAAAATATTAGACTTTTTTCTTTTTGGAGTCCTAGCCTACTACTTTTGTTAATAGAGTACTTAGAAAAAAATTCTGAAAAGATTTTAAAATCTCTTAAGAAAAAAAGAAGAGAAGAAGTAAAAAAATATATAGAAAGCAAAGAATATCATAAAATTTGGAAAAATCTAATCCTTATAAGTTGTTGGGGGGATATGAATTCAACTGAATATCTAAAAAAGATACAAGAAATCTTTCCCAATACAGTAATTCAAGAAAAGGGTTTACTTGCAACAGAAGGATTTATTTCATTTCCAGATACTGAGAAAAATCTTTCTAAACTAAGTTTTTATTCACATTTCTTTGAGTTTCTGTCTTTAGATGATAATAAAATTTATAATATTTTAGAAATTGAAGCCAATAAAAAATACGAACTTATTATTACAACTTCTGGAGGTTTATATAGATATTGTATAGGTGATATCATAGAGGTAATTTCCATTGAAAATAATGTTCCCTACATAAAATTTGTTGGAAGAAAAGGGGCAGTATCTGATTTGTTTGGTGAAAAACTAGAGGAAAGTTTTTTGAAAAATATTATGGAAACTTACAAACAAAAAATAGATTTCTATATGTTTGCACCTAATAGAAATCACTATATACTTTTTATAAAAACTGATAGAAAAATAAATGTTCAAGATTTAGAAAATAAATTAAGAGAAAATTTTCACTATAATTATTGCAGAAAATTAGGGCAATTAAAAGCAATAAAAGTATTTACATTAACTGGTCAGCCTGAAAAAGAATATATACAGGCTTGTCAAAATAAAAATCAAAAATTAGGAAATATCAAAATGATAGCTCTTTCAAAAGAAAGTGGCTGGGAGAATATCTTCAATGGATATTTTCAAGAAAGTGAGGACAAATGA
- a CDS encoding B12-binding domain-containing radical SAM protein, whose amino-acid sequence MKIAFLAPAGAMHRFNGSFGKSLHYAPLTLTTLAALIPESLNAEAKIYDETIEKIPLDLEADIIVMTSITGTSQRCYAYADYFRQRGITVVLGGVHPSLMPEEASQHADVVMVGFAEQTFPQMLLDFKNGNLKRMYIQDKEFNLDNKVIPRRELLQKDKYITTATVEVVRGCSLPCTFCAYPTAFGRKIYKRPIKEVLSEIEMFSEKIILFPDVNLIADREYAMRLFKEMKSLNKYWMGLVTSSVGIDENMIKTFADSGCKGLLIGFESITQESQSYINKGINKVADYAELMKKLHDYGILVQGCFAFGSDEEDTSVFERTVEAVVKAKIDLPRYSILTPFPKTQFYAQLEAENRIFEKNWAMYDVEHCVFTPKKMTVEELEKGTAWAWRETYSMKNIFKRLAPFTHSPWISLPLNIAYRKYADKYEHFTREVMCDNSDIPLIFEK is encoded by the coding sequence ATGAAGATAGCTTTTTTAGCACCTGCTGGTGCAATGCACCGTTTTAATGGAAGTTTTGGAAAAAGTCTCCATTATGCACCATTAACATTAACAACTTTGGCAGCATTAATTCCTGAAAGTTTAAATGCTGAAGCAAAAATCTATGATGAAACTATTGAGAAAATTCCTTTGGATTTAGAAGCTGATATTATTGTTATGACTTCTATCACAGGAACATCTCAAAGATGTTATGCCTATGCAGATTATTTTAGACAAAGAGGTATCACTGTTGTTTTAGGTGGAGTTCACCCCTCACTTATGCCAGAAGAAGCCTCTCAACATGCAGATGTTGTAATGGTAGGATTTGCTGAACAAACTTTTCCACAAATGCTTTTAGATTTTAAAAATGGAAATTTAAAAAGAATGTATATTCAAGATAAGGAGTTTAATTTAGATAATAAGGTAATTCCTAGAAGAGAGCTTTTACAAAAAGATAAATATATCACAACGGCAACTGTTGAAGTTGTTAGAGGTTGTTCATTACCTTGCACTTTCTGTGCCTATCCAACTGCCTTTGGAAGAAAGATATATAAGAGACCTATAAAGGAAGTCTTGTCTGAGATTGAAATGTTCTCTGAAAAGATTATCCTGTTCCCTGATGTAAATCTAATCGCTGATAGAGAATATGCAATGAGACTTTTTAAAGAAATGAAATCTTTAAATAAATATTGGATGGGACTTGTAACTTCTTCTGTGGGTATAGATGAAAATATGATTAAGACTTTTGCAGATAGTGGTTGTAAAGGTTTGTTAATAGGTTTTGAGTCTATCACACAGGAATCCCAAAGTTATATCAACAAGGGTATAAACAAGGTTGCTGATTATGCAGAACTTATGAAAAAACTTCATGACTATGGAATTTTAGTACAAGGTTGTTTCGCCTTTGGAAGTGATGAAGAAGATACTTCTGTATTTGAAAGAACTGTTGAAGCTGTCGTTAAAGCTAAGATTGACTTACCTAGATACAGTATTCTAACTCCTTTCCCTAAAACACAATTCTATGCTCAACTTGAAGCAGAAAACAGAATATTTGAAAAGAATTGGGCTATGTATGATGTGGAACACTGTGTATTTACTCCTAAGAAAATGACAGTTGAGGAATTAGAAAAAGGTACTGCTTGGGCTTGGAGAGAAACATATAGTATGAAGAATATTTTTAAAAGGTTAGCACCATTCACTCATAGTCCTTGGATATCTTTACCTTTAAACATAGCATATAGAAAATATGCTGATAAGTATGAACATTTCACAAGGGAAGTTATGTGTGATAACTCAGATATACCCTTAATATTTGAAAAATAA
- a CDS encoding primosomal protein N has translation MKIDKIAILNDISSDNINLISFLDTFAKFSQNTEDIEEFIYFNENISQSFFKLTDLKKEDLEDILDTLKLIKDKSKKEDLDIYGEEVERGINEINWLIEEKNLYQNIFQEFDNKNILNKNSIVNELYRNEDASQSQYLIRTFSNKLWKELDEETIVNFLNGLDFYYLSDEAYFFILPACIRYGLEKFEDNEQLDYLTFFLSDKERVNYADEKIKTLVVSYLNLLKKLDFSGFFEKEEKECLDLWK, from the coding sequence ATGAAAATAGATAAAATAGCAATATTAAATGATATTTCTTCAGATAATATAAATCTAATCAGTTTTTTAGATACATTTGCTAAATTTTCACAAAATACAGAAGATATTGAAGAATTTATATATTTTAATGAAAATATATCTCAAAGTTTTTTCAAGCTAACAGACTTGAAGAAAGAAGATTTAGAAGATATTTTAGATACTCTAAAACTTATTAAAGATAAATCTAAAAAAGAAGATTTAGATATATATGGTGAGGAAGTTGAAAGAGGAATTAATGAAATAAATTGGCTCATAGAAGAAAAAAATCTTTATCAAAATATTTTTCAAGAATTTGACAACAAAAATATCTTGAATAAAAATTCCATAGTGAATGAACTATATAGAAATGAAGATGCTTCTCAAAGTCAATATCTGATTAGAACTTTTTCAAATAAGTTATGGAAAGAATTAGATGAAGAAACCATTGTTAATTTTTTAAATGGACTAGATTTTTACTATTTAAGTGATGAAGCATATTTCTTTATTCTTCCTGCTTGCATCAGATATGGTCTTGAAAAGTTTGAGGATAATGAACAACTAGACTATTTAACATTCTTTTTATCTGATAAAGAAAGAGTTAATTATGCTGATGAGAAAATTAAAACATTAGTTGTCTCTTATCTAAATCTATTGAAAAAATTAGATTTTTCAGGCTTTTTTGAAAAAGAAGAAAAAGAATGCTTGGACTTATGGAAATAA
- the nagE gene encoding N-acetylglucosamine-specific PTS transporter subunit IIBC: MFSYLQKIGKALMVPVAVLPAAAIMLGLGYWIDPTGWGANSQLAAFLIKAGAAVIDNMPILFAVGVAYGISKDKDGAAALAGLVAFEIVTTLLSKGAVAQIMGIDPEQVHAAFGKVNNQFIGILCGVISGELYNKFHKIELPKFLAFFSGKRFVPIITSVVMIIVSFILTYIWPAIFGALVSFGTSIAKLGPVGAGIYGFFNRLLIPVGLHHAVNSVFWFNVAGINDIGRFWGAPEMAYADLPEILQGTYHVGMYQAGFFPIMMFGLLGACLAFVQTSKPENRNKIVSIMVAAGFTSFLTGVTEPIEFAFMFVAPLLYLVHALLTGLALFLAASFNWMAGFSFSGGFIDFFLSLRNPNAHNPFMLIVLGLIFFVIYYFVFLFVIKAFNLKTPGREESEEEKAEAVRVNTSNAALAESLATYLGGAENIVEVDNCTTRLRLKVKDSDKIQDAEIKKLVPGLLKPSKEAVQVIIGPHVEFVATELKRILNK, encoded by the coding sequence ATGTTTAGTTATTTGCAAAAAATAGGTAAAGCACTTATGGTTCCAGTTGCCGTTTTACCAGCAGCAGCAATAATGCTAGGATTAGGTTACTGGATAGATCCAACTGGATGGGGGGCAAACAGTCAATTAGCAGCTTTCTTAATAAAAGCAGGAGCAGCAGTTATAGATAATATGCCAATACTATTTGCAGTTGGGGTTGCTTATGGTATTTCGAAGGATAAAGATGGAGCAGCAGCACTTGCTGGATTGGTAGCCTTTGAAATTGTAACAACATTGTTATCTAAAGGTGCAGTGGCACAAATAATGGGAATAGATCCTGAACAAGTTCATGCAGCTTTTGGAAAGGTAAATAACCAATTTATTGGAATACTTTGTGGGGTTATATCAGGGGAATTATATAATAAGTTCCATAAGATTGAACTTCCTAAGTTCTTAGCTTTCTTTAGTGGAAAGAGATTCGTTCCAATTATAACATCAGTTGTTATGATAATAGTATCTTTCATCTTAACTTACATATGGCCAGCTATATTTGGAGCTTTAGTAAGTTTTGGTACAAGTATTGCTAAATTAGGACCAGTTGGAGCAGGTATCTACGGATTCTTTAACAGATTATTAATTCCTGTAGGATTACACCATGCAGTAAACTCAGTTTTCTGGTTTAACGTTGCGGGAATAAATGATATAGGAAGATTCTGGGGAGCACCAGAAATGGCTTATGCAGACTTACCAGAAATATTACAAGGAACATATCATGTTGGAATGTATCAAGCAGGATTCTTCCCAATAATGATGTTTGGACTTTTAGGGGCTTGTCTAGCATTTGTTCAAACTTCAAAACCTGAAAATAGAAATAAAATAGTTTCAATAATGGTAGCAGCAGGATTTACAAGTTTCTTAACAGGAGTTACTGAACCAATAGAATTCGCATTCATGTTTGTTGCACCACTTTTATATCTAGTGCATGCATTATTAACAGGACTTGCTCTATTCTTAGCAGCATCATTTAACTGGATGGCAGGATTCAGTTTTTCAGGAGGATTTATTGACTTCTTCTTATCTTTAAGAAACCCTAATGCTCATAACCCATTTATGTTAATAGTTTTAGGTTTAATTTTCTTCGTAATTTACTACTTTGTTTTCTTATTTGTTATAAAAGCTTTCAATTTAAAAACTCCAGGTAGAGAAGAAAGTGAAGAAGAAAAAGCAGAAGCTGTAAGAGTAAATACTTCAAATGCAGCATTAGCTGAAAGCCTAGCAACTTACTTAGGTGGAGCAGAAAACATAGTTGAAGTTGACAACTGTACAACAAGACTTAGATTAAAAGTTAAAGACAGTGACAAAATTCAAGATGCTGAAATAAAGAAATTAGTTCCAGGTCTTTTAAAACCTTCAAAAGAAGCAGTACAAGTTATAATAGGACCACATGTTGAATTTGTTGCAACTGAATTAAAAAGAATATTAAATAAATAA
- a CDS encoding IMPACT family protein, producing MEKLKTIKRECSVEFEEKKSKFIASVKPVFSKEEAEEYINHIKSLHPNATHNCSAYKINNKGLEFFKVDDDGEPSGTAGKPMGDIINYMEVTNLVVIATRYFGGIKLGAGGLVRNYAKTAKLGITEAEIIDFVNKVDLLFEIPYEKLGEIEKLLKDYEAEVIDKSFLEKIIFKVRINEEFLTNLENYPYVNLIL from the coding sequence ATGGAAAAATTAAAAACTATAAAAAGAGAATGCTCTGTAGAATTTGAAGAAAAAAAATCAAAATTTATTGCCTCTGTCAAACCTGTTTTTTCAAAAGAAGAAGCGGAGGAATATATAAATCATATTAAGAGTCTCCACCCAAATGCAACTCATAATTGTTCTGCTTATAAAATAAATAATAAAGGCTTAGAATTTTTTAAGGTTGACGATGATGGTGAGCCAAGTGGAACAGCTGGTAAACCTATGGGAGATATCATAAACTATATGGAAGTAACTAACTTAGTTGTTATTGCTACTAGATATTTTGGTGGAATTAAATTAGGAGCTGGTGGTCTGGTTAGAAATTATGCTAAGACTGCTAAACTTGGAATAACTGAAGCAGAAATTATAGATTTTGTTAACAAAGTTGACTTACTTTTTGAAATTCCCTATGAAAAGTTAGGGGAAATAGAAAAGTTATTAAAAGATTACGAAGCTGAAGTTATAGATAAATCATTTTTAGAAAAGATAATTTTTAAAGTTAGGATAAATGAGGAATTTCTAACTAATTTAGAAAACTATCCGTATGTAAATTTAATACTTTAA
- a CDS encoding serine hydrolase: MEKYTEWKKEIEKIISEVKGQVSVSFYDLDKSTSFSIDGDKKVLSASMIKLLILAELMRQVSEAKLSLSQKITLTDSMRVGGDGILKVLDSGHQFSLKELAKLMIVVSDNEATNILIDLLTMENINALGRNLALKETFLQRKMMDSNAKEKGYDNYTSSDDIALLLRLIYEGKLINEEASEIILDILLQQQQSERLQRYLPSDTKIAHKCGDLDNLENDGGIIWINDRAYILVVLTGAMPNLECRETIGKISKYIYNKIKAIHPLLL; encoded by the coding sequence ATGGAAAAATACACAGAGTGGAAAAAAGAAATTGAAAAAATTATTTCAGAAGTAAAGGGACAGGTCTCTGTAAGTTTCTATGATTTAGATAAAAGTACATCATTTTCTATAGATGGGGATAAAAAGGTTTTGTCAGCTAGTATGATAAAACTTCTTATACTAGCAGAATTGATGAGACAAGTTTCTGAAGCTAAGCTTTCACTTTCTCAAAAAATAACTCTAACTGATTCTATGAGAGTTGGAGGAGATGGGATTTTGAAAGTCTTAGATTCAGGACATCAATTCAGTTTAAAAGAATTAGCAAAGCTTATGATTGTTGTAAGTGATAATGAAGCTACTAATATTTTAATAGACTTATTGACCATGGAAAATATTAATGCTTTAGGAAGAAATTTAGCTTTAAAAGAAACTTTTTTACAAAGAAAAATGATGGATTCAAATGCTAAAGAAAAAGGTTATGATAATTACACTTCTTCTGATGATATAGCCTTATTGTTAAGACTTATCTATGAAGGGAAATTAATTAATGAAGAAGCTAGTGAAATAATCTTAGATATTCTACTACAACAACAGCAGTCTGAAAGATTACAAAGATATTTACCAAGTGATACAAAGATTGCACATAAGTGTGGAGATTTAGATAATTTAGAAAATGATGGAGGAATTATCTGGATAAATGATAGAGCATATATCTTAGTTGTTCTAACAGGTGCCATGCCAAACTTGGAATGTAGAGAAACAATAGGAAAAATTTCTAAATATATTTATAACAAAATAAAAGCAATTCATCCCCTACTTCTATAA
- a CDS encoding dipeptide epimerase translates to MKITKVKLGIISVPLRVPFKTALRTVNSVEDVIVEIHTDTGNIGYGEAPPTGAITGDTTGAIIGALKDHIIKTIVGRDVDDFENLMKDLNSCIVKNTSAKAAVDIALWDLYGQLHKIPVHKLLGGSRKKLITDITISVNPPEEMARDAINAIKRGYDTLKVKVGIDPTLDVARLSAIREAIGKDYRIRIDANQAWTPKQAIKLLNQMQDKGLDIELVEQPVKAHDFEGLAYVTKYANVPVLADESVFSHEDAFKILEMKAADLINIKLMKCGGIYNALKIISMAEVLGVECMIGCMLEAKVSVNAAVHLACAKQIITKIDLDGPVLCSEDPVVGGAIFNEKEIIVSDDYGLGIKAINGIKYID, encoded by the coding sequence ATGAAAATTACAAAAGTAAAATTAGGAATCATTTCAGTTCCTTTAAGAGTACCATTTAAAACAGCTTTACGTACTGTAAATAGTGTTGAAGATGTTATTGTGGAAATTCATACAGATACAGGGAATATAGGTTATGGCGAAGCACCTCCAACAGGAGCAATAACTGGAGATACTACAGGAGCAATAATAGGAGCTTTAAAAGATCATATTATAAAAACTATAGTTGGTAGAGATGTTGATGATTTTGAAAATCTTATGAAAGATTTAAATTCTTGTATAGTAAAAAATACTAGTGCTAAGGCAGCAGTGGATATAGCACTTTGGGACTTATATGGACAACTTCATAAAATTCCTGTACATAAGTTGCTAGGTGGAAGTCGTAAAAAATTAATAACAGATATAACTATCAGTGTTAATCCTCCTGAAGAGATGGCAAGAGATGCAATAAATGCAATAAAAAGAGGATATGATACTTTAAAAGTAAAAGTTGGTATAGATCCAACATTAGATGTAGCAAGACTTAGTGCTATTCGTGAAGCTATAGGTAAGGATTATAGAATTCGTATAGATGCTAATCAAGCTTGGACACCAAAACAAGCTATAAAGCTTTTAAATCAAATGCAAGATAAAGGTTTAGATATAGAATTGGTAGAGCAACCTGTAAAAGCACATGACTTTGAAGGTTTAGCTTATGTCACTAAATATGCAAATGTTCCAGTTCTTGCAGATGAAAGTGTATTCTCTCATGAAGATGCATTTAAAATATTAGAGATGAAAGCAGCAGATTTAATCAATATTAAGCTTATGAAATGTGGTGGAATTTACAATGCTTTAAAAATTATAAGTATGGCAGAAGTATTAGGTGTAGAATGTATGATTGGTTGCATGTTAGAAGCAAAGGTGAGTGTGAATGCAGCAGTGCATTTAGCTTGTGCTAAACAAATTATAACAAAGATAGATTTAGATGGACCTGTTCTTTGTTCTGAAGATCCAGTTGTAGGAGGAGCTATTTTTAATGAAAAAGAAATAATAGTTTCTGATGACTATGGTCTTGGAATTAAAGCTATAAATGGAATAAAATACATAGATTAG
- a CDS encoding J domain-containing protein, which produces MEAILLPLVVMFFILVMTLGVDRASKAILPLTIIGILVYFFGWDIFKYAFLFILFIVFLIFFLIFKVLKKAGTSSNTYRRTRTQNDDFFGGYRNNTSNNNSNGTRGNNTYNDTRYYGNFRTREEAEEFFRNIFGRDFGQNGTYNNTRSSGTFTQEEAEEFFRNIFGDNFGGTTYGGNTYGNSSGSYRQGGSYQRTGTYTSNRSRYYRILGLKDGASQEEIKKAYHQLAKEHHPDKFVNASDSEKKFHESKMKEINEAYENLKI; this is translated from the coding sequence ATGGAAGCTATATTATTACCTTTAGTGGTAATGTTTTTTATATTAGTCATGACTCTTGGAGTAGACAGAGCTTCTAAGGCAATCTTACCATTAACTATTATAGGAATTTTAGTTTATTTTTTTGGTTGGGATATTTTTAAATATGCTTTTCTATTTATACTATTTATAGTATTTCTTATCTTTTTCCTTATATTCAAGGTATTGAAAAAAGCTGGTACATCTTCTAACACTTACAGAAGAACTAGAACTCAGAATGATGATTTCTTTGGTGGGTATAGAAATAATACTAGCAATAATAATTCAAATGGAACAAGAGGAAATAATACTTATAATGATACAAGATATTATGGAAACTTCCGTACTAGAGAAGAAGCTGAAGAATTTTTTAGAAATATCTTTGGTCGTGATTTTGGTCAAAATGGAACTTATAATAATACAAGATCTAGTGGTACTTTCACTCAAGAAGAGGCTGAAGAATTCTTTAGAAATATCTTTGGAGACAACTTTGGCGGTACTACCTATGGTGGTAACACTTATGGCAACTCTTCTGGTAGCTATAGACAAGGTGGCAGTTATCAAAGAACAGGTACTTATACAAGTAATAGAAGTAGATACTATCGTATTTTAGGGCTTAAAGATGGAGCAAGTCAAGAAGAGATTAAAAAAGCTTATCATCAACTTGCAAAAGAACATCACCCAGATAAGTTTGTAAATGCATCTGATAGTGAAAAGAAATTCCATGAAAGTAAAATGAAAGAAATAAACGAAGCTTATGAAAATCTAAAAATCTAA
- the glmU gene encoding bifunctional UDP-N-acetylglucosamine diphosphorylase/glucosamine-1-phosphate N-acetyltransferase GlmU, translated as MKAIIMAAGKGTRMKSDLPKVVHLAHSKPMIVRIIDALNALNTEENVLILGHKKEKVLEVLGPDVSYVVQEEQLGTGHAVKQAVPKLENYQGDVLIINGDIPLIRKETLIDFYNEYKKENADAIILSAVFENPFSYGRVLKDGNKVLKIVEEKEANEEQKKIKEINAGVYIFKSQDLVKALAQINNNNEKGEYYITDVIEILSNENKKVISYSLEDSMEIQGVNSKVELALVSKVLRERKNTALMEEGVILIDPANTYIEDEVKIGRDTTIYPNVTLQGNTEIGENCEILSGTRIIDSKVYDNVRIESSVIEESIVENGVTIGPYAHLRPKSHLKENVHIGNFVETKKSTLEKGVKAGHLTYLGDAHVGEKTNIGAGTITCNYDGKNKFKTEIGKEVFIGSDTMLVAPVSIGDNSLIGAGSVITKDVPSDSLSVERSKQIIKEGWKK; from the coding sequence ATGAAAGCGATTATTATGGCTGCTGGAAAGGGTACAAGAATGAAATCTGACTTACCTAAAGTTGTTCATCTTGCTCATTCTAAACCTATGATTGTCAGAATCATAGATGCTCTAAATGCTCTTAATACAGAAGAAAATGTATTAATACTAGGGCATAAGAAAGAAAAGGTTTTAGAAGTTTTAGGACCTGATGTGAGTTATGTTGTACAAGAAGAACAATTAGGAACAGGTCATGCTGTTAAACAAGCTGTGCCTAAACTAGAAAACTATCAAGGTGATGTTCTTATAATTAATGGAGATATCCCTTTAATTAGAAAGGAAACTTTAATAGATTTCTACAACGAATACAAAAAAGAAAATGCTGATGCTATAATTTTATCGGCTGTCTTTGAAAATCCTTTCAGTTATGGAAGAGTTTTAAAAGATGGAAACAAAGTTTTAAAGATTGTTGAAGAAAAAGAAGCTAATGAAGAACAAAAAAAGATAAAAGAAATCAATGCTGGTGTCTATATCTTTAAGTCACAAGACTTAGTTAAGGCTTTAGCTCAAATCAATAATAACAATGAAAAAGGTGAATACTATATAACTGATGTTATAGAAATTCTATCAAATGAAAATAAGAAAGTTATTTCATATTCTCTAGAAGATAGTATGGAAATTCAAGGAGTAAACTCAAAAGTTGAGCTAGCACTTGTTTCAAAAGTACTAAGAGAAAGAAAAAATACTGCTCTTATGGAAGAAGGGGTTATCTTAATAGACCCTGCTAATACATATATAGAAGATGAAGTAAAAATAGGTAGAGATACTACTATCTACCCTAATGTTACTTTACAAGGAAATACAGAAATTGGTGAAAACTGTGAAATATTATCAGGTACTAGAATTATAGATAGTAAGGTATATGATAATGTTAGAATAGAAAGCTCTGTTATCGAAGAAAGTATAGTAGAAAACGGAGTAACTATTGGACCTTATGCACATTTAAGACCTAAATCTCATTTAAAAGAAAATGTTCATATAGGTAACTTTGTTGAAACTAAGAAATCTACCCTTGAAAAAGGCGTAAAAGCTGGGCATTTAACATACTTAGGAGATGCTCATGTTGGTGAAAAAACTAACATAGGTGCAGGAACTATAACTTGTAACTATGATGGTAAAAATAAATTTAAAACAGAAATTGGTAAAGAAGTTTTTATAGGTAGTGACACTATGCTTGTTGCTCCTGTAAGTATTGGGGATAATTCCCTTATCGGTGCTGGTTCGGTTATAACTAAGGATGTTCCAAGCGACTCACTTAGTGTTGAAAGAAGTAAACAAATAATAAAGGAAGGGTGGAAAAAATAA
- a CDS encoding ribose-phosphate diphosphokinase gives MINFNNVKIFSGSSNVELASKIAEKIGLQLGKAEIQRFKDGEVYIEIEETVRGRDVFVVQSTSEPVNENLMELLIFVDALRRASAKTINVIIPYYGYARQDRKSKPREPITSKLVANLLTTAGVNRVITMDLHADQIQGFFDIPVDHMQGLPLMAKYFKEKGFYGDDIVVVSPDVGGVKRARKLAEKLDCKIAIIDKRRPKPNIAEVMNLIGEVEGKIAIFIDDMIDTAGTITNGADAIAARGAKEVYACCSHAVFSDPAIERLEKSALKEVVVTDSIALPERKKIDKVKIISVDSVFASAIDRITNNKSVSELFE, from the coding sequence ATGATAAATTTTAATAACGTTAAAATTTTCTCTGGAAGTTCAAATGTGGAGTTAGCAAGTAAAATTGCTGAAAAAATAGGTTTACAACTTGGAAAGGCAGAAATTCAAAGATTTAAAGATGGAGAAGTCTATATTGAAATTGAAGAAACTGTAAGAGGTAGAGATGTCTTTGTTGTTCAATCTACTTCAGAACCTGTAAATGAAAATCTTATGGAACTTTTAATATTTGTTGATGCACTAAGAAGAGCCTCAGCTAAGACAATAAATGTTATTATTCCTTACTATGGTTATGCTAGACAAGATAGAAAGTCTAAACCAAGAGAACCAATCACATCGAAACTTGTTGCTAACTTATTAACAACAGCTGGTGTTAATAGAGTTATAACAATGGATTTACATGCTGATCAAATTCAAGGATTCTTTGATATCCCTGTTGATCATATGCAAGGATTACCATTAATGGCAAAATACTTTAAAGAAAAAGGATTCTACGGAGATGATATAGTTGTTGTTTCTCCAGATGTTGGTGGAGTTAAAAGAGCTAGAAAATTAGCTGAAAAATTAGATTGTAAAATAGCTATCATTGACAAAAGAAGACCTAAACCAAATATTGCTGAAGTTATGAACCTAATTGGAGAAGTTGAAGGAAAAATCGCTATATTTATAGATGACATGATAGACACAGCAGGAACTATAACTAATGGTGCTGATGCAATAGCTGCAAGAGGAGCTAAAGAAGTTTATGCTTGTTGTTCTCATGCTGTTTTCTCAGATCCAGCAATAGAAAGACTAGAAAAATCTGCTTTAAAAGAAGTAGTTGTAACAGACTCAATAGCATTACCTGAAAGAAAGAAAATAGACAAAGTTAAAATAATATCAGTGGACTCTGTATTTGCATCTGCAATAGACAGAATAACTAATAATAAATCAGTTTCAGAATTATTTGAATAA